In a single window of the Nocardiopsis composta genome:
- the mftB gene encoding mycofactocin biosynthesis chaperone MftB (MftB, a small protein, is a peptide chaperone that assists the radical SAM enzyme MftC in performing two modifications to the C-terminal Val-Tyr dipeptide of the mycofactocin precursor peptide, MftA. MftB's role is analogous to the role of PqqD in the biosynthesis of PQQ, a cofactor that derives entirely from a Tyr and a Glu in the precursor PqqA.) yields the protein MPTAPSPGPAPAAFDPGRAWDLHPRVSVRPEPFGALLYHFDTRRLSFLKDRLLLDVVRALDGRPSARAACEHAGVPAGSLPRYERALAALAAGGMLVPRGVDGRAR from the coding sequence GTGCCGACCGCCCCCTCCCCGGGCCCCGCACCGGCCGCCTTCGACCCCGGCCGGGCCTGGGACCTGCACCCGCGGGTGTCCGTGCGCCCCGAGCCCTTCGGGGCGCTGCTCTACCACTTCGACACCCGCCGGCTCTCCTTCCTCAAGGACCGGCTGCTGCTCGACGTGGTGCGCGCCCTGGACGGGCGGCCCAGCGCACGCGCCGCCTGCGAGCACGCGGGCGTCCCCGCCGGGTCGCTGCCCCGCTACGAGCGGGCGCTGGCGGCGCTGGCCGCCGGCGGCATGCTGGTGCCCCGCGGGGTGGACGGCCGGGCCCGGTGA
- a CDS encoding FAD-binding protein — protein sequence MTGTETIAKPGQWPSRGPIALIVVRSGLPPLGAAETAAEAAGDVLVVGSGAREGARGLAAVRPGRTFYRETGEGIAPAALVPALAAALEGAPLVLLPASPDGRDLAPRLAAALDRPLLAAASRVALHPGAGGAPGTVAAELLRAGGRVAVRAEADAPAVATLLPGGRTAPATRPPLSSEPAAPAVPAPAAGQPCRTEPPLPGGSPPSGPACHGGPAHSGGSAAAEPGRPDGPTPGPLPPAGSVPEPVRLDGPAPVPEPAEARTREVRAPDPGTADLAEAVRVAAGGAGLAAGTDGAPAAREAFALLGRVAAALGAAHGATRVATDAGWIEGRRQIGTTGAAIDPDLYLAFGVSGAAQHTGGLGAPRHVVSVNTDPACPMTAMADLGLVTDARALLAELAARLGVADP from the coding sequence GTGACTGGCACCGAAACCATCGCGAAACCGGGCCAATGGCCCAGTAGGGGTCCGATCGCGCTGATCGTCGTACGGAGCGGGCTACCCCCGCTGGGCGCCGCCGAAACCGCCGCCGAGGCCGCCGGCGACGTGCTGGTGGTCGGCTCCGGTGCCCGGGAGGGGGCGCGGGGGCTCGCCGCGGTCCGCCCCGGGCGCACCTTCTACCGGGAGACCGGGGAGGGCATCGCCCCCGCCGCGCTCGTCCCGGCGCTCGCCGCCGCCCTGGAGGGGGCGCCGCTGGTGCTGCTGCCCGCCTCCCCGGACGGGCGCGACCTCGCCCCGCGGCTCGCCGCGGCGCTGGACCGGCCGCTGCTGGCCGCGGCCTCCCGGGTCGCGCTGCATCCGGGGGCGGGCGGCGCCCCGGGGACGGTCGCGGCCGAACTGCTCCGCGCCGGCGGCCGGGTCGCGGTGCGGGCCGAGGCCGACGCGCCGGCCGTCGCCACCCTGCTGCCCGGTGGCCGGACCGCCCCCGCGACCAGGCCGCCTCTCTCCTCCGAACCGGCCGCCCCTGCCGTTCCCGCTCCCGCCGCCGGACAGCCCTGCCGCACCGAGCCGCCCCTCCCCGGCGGCTCTCCGCCCTCCGGACCGGCCTGCCACGGCGGCCCCGCTCACTCCGGCGGATCCGCCGCCGCGGAGCCGGGCCGGCCGGACGGCCCCACCCCGGGACCGCTCCCGCCGGCGGGGTCCGTTCCAGAACCGGTACGGCTGGACGGACCCGCGCCCGTACCGGAACCGGCGGAGGCCCGGACCCGCGAGGTCCGCGCGCCCGACCCGGGCACCGCGGACCTGGCGGAGGCGGTGCGGGTCGCGGCGGGCGGGGCGGGCCTGGCCGCCGGAACCGACGGCGCCCCGGCGGCCCGGGAGGCGTTCGCCCTGCTGGGGCGGGTCGCCGCGGCGCTGGGCGCGGCGCACGGCGCCACCCGGGTCGCCACCGACGCCGGCTGGATCGAGGGGCGCCGCCAGATCGGCACCACCGGCGCCGCCATCGACCCCGACCTCTACCTGGCGTTCGGCGTCTCCGGCGCCGCCCAGCACACCGGCGGCCTGGGCGCCCCGCGCCACGTGGTCAGCGTCAACACCGACCCCGCCTGCCCGATGACCGCCATGGCCGACCTGGGCCTGGTCACCGATGCCCGCGCGCTGCTCGCCGAACTCGCCGCCCGCCTGGGGGTGGCCGACCCGTGA
- a CDS encoding mycofactocin system FadH/OYE family oxidoreductase 2, with the protein MSPARTYRHLFTPLRVGPLTLANRIVFCAHLTNYAAHGAPTERHAAYYAARAAGGAGLIITEEHSTHPTDHPYEKLIRGFDPAVVEGYRRITRAVHAHGVPILAQLNHNGGQASSMYTRLPVWAPSPVPDPLFREVPKAVEEHEIAEVVEGYARTARHCARGGFDGVELQCSHSSIVRGFLSPAANRRTDRWGGPLENRARLLLELVRAVREAIGPDLVLGVRLCGDELVDGGTVLEEAVRTARMVEATGAVDYLNTSIGTATSTLHMIEASMQVPPGYAMYVPSAIRDAVDLPVVGVGRFKDPLQADRALAAGQADLIGVVRGQIADPEFAAKARTGRARTIRTCLSCNQECVGRMGLNRWLGCIENPEAGREAERGPVPLPAPRRPRRVLVVGGGPGGLQAAASAARRGHRVVLLERAPRTGGQIVPAASVPSRAELLDLVRNLAAEAARHGAELRTGVEADAALLLAERPDAVVLATGALPQAPWWAGGHPRVVDVREVLDGTAAPHGRVVVFDELGFHQAASVAELLADRGCAVEVLTPAMSVGQDLGVTLDLEASAVKAHAAGTVWSTDRICTGAEEAEGGGVLLRLQHHPTGTEETRSADWVVCAVHQRPDDALWRELRRADPACGAHFELHRVGDCLAPRRAHSAVIEGHRVAMAL; encoded by the coding sequence ATGAGCCCGGCGCGCACCTACCGGCACCTGTTCACCCCGCTGCGGGTCGGCCCGCTCACCCTGGCCAACCGGATCGTGTTCTGCGCCCACCTCACCAACTACGCCGCGCACGGCGCGCCCACCGAGCGGCACGCCGCCTACTACGCGGCGCGGGCCGCCGGCGGGGCCGGGCTGATCATCACCGAGGAGCACTCCACCCACCCCACCGACCACCCCTACGAGAAGCTGATCCGCGGCTTCGACCCGGCGGTGGTGGAGGGCTACCGGCGGATCACCCGGGCGGTGCACGCGCACGGGGTGCCGATACTCGCGCAGCTCAACCACAACGGCGGCCAGGCCTCCTCGATGTACACCCGGCTGCCGGTGTGGGCGCCCAGCCCGGTGCCCGACCCGCTGTTCCGGGAGGTGCCCAAGGCGGTGGAGGAGCACGAGATCGCCGAGGTGGTCGAGGGGTACGCGCGCACCGCGCGGCACTGCGCCCGGGGCGGCTTCGACGGGGTGGAGCTGCAGTGCTCGCACTCCTCCATCGTGCGCGGGTTCCTCTCCCCCGCCGCCAACCGGCGGACCGACCGGTGGGGCGGGCCGCTGGAGAACCGGGCCCGGCTGCTGCTGGAGCTGGTGCGGGCGGTGCGCGAGGCGATCGGCCCGGACCTGGTGCTGGGCGTGCGGCTGTGCGGGGACGAGCTGGTCGACGGCGGCACCGTGCTGGAGGAGGCGGTGCGCACCGCCCGCATGGTCGAGGCGACCGGCGCCGTCGACTACCTCAACACCTCCATCGGCACCGCCACCTCCACCCTGCACATGATCGAGGCGAGCATGCAGGTCCCGCCGGGGTACGCGATGTACGTCCCCAGCGCGATCCGGGACGCGGTGGACCTGCCGGTGGTCGGGGTGGGCCGGTTCAAGGACCCGCTCCAGGCCGACCGGGCGCTGGCCGCCGGCCAGGCCGACCTGATCGGGGTGGTGCGCGGCCAGATCGCCGACCCCGAGTTCGCCGCCAAGGCCCGCACCGGGCGGGCCCGCACCATCCGCACCTGCCTCTCCTGCAACCAGGAGTGCGTCGGCCGGATGGGGCTCAACCGGTGGCTGGGCTGCATCGAGAACCCCGAGGCCGGCCGGGAGGCGGAGCGGGGCCCGGTCCCGCTGCCCGCGCCGCGCCGCCCCCGCCGGGTGCTGGTGGTCGGCGGCGGGCCCGGCGGGCTGCAGGCCGCGGCGAGCGCGGCCCGGCGCGGCCACCGGGTGGTGCTGCTCGAACGGGCGCCGCGCACCGGCGGGCAGATCGTGCCGGCCGCCTCGGTGCCCTCCCGCGCCGAACTGCTCGACCTGGTCCGCAACCTCGCCGCCGAGGCCGCCCGGCACGGCGCCGAGCTGCGCACCGGCGTCGAGGCCGACGCCGCGCTGCTGCTCGCCGAGCGGCCGGACGCCGTGGTGCTGGCCACCGGGGCGCTGCCGCAGGCCCCCTGGTGGGCGGGGGGCCACCCGCGGGTGGTCGACGTCCGCGAAGTGCTCGACGGCACCGCGGCGCCGCACGGCAGGGTGGTGGTCTTCGACGAGCTGGGGTTCCACCAGGCCGCCTCGGTGGCCGAGCTGCTCGCCGACCGCGGCTGCGCGGTGGAGGTCCTCACCCCGGCGATGTCGGTCGGCCAGGACCTCGGCGTCACCCTGGACCTGGAGGCGTCCGCGGTGAAGGCGCACGCCGCGGGCACCGTGTGGAGCACCGACCGGATCTGCACCGGTGCCGAGGAGGCCGAGGGCGGCGGGGTGCTGCTCCGGTTGCAGCACCACCCCACCGGGACCGAGGAGACCCGGTCGGCGGACTGGGTGGTCTGCGCGGTGCACCAGCGCCCCGACGACGCGCTCTGGCGCGAGCTGCGGCGGGCCGATCCCGCTTGCGGTGCGCACTTCGAACTGCACCGGGTCGGTGACTGCCTGGCACCGAGAAGGGCCCATTCCGCGGTGATCGAGGGCCACCGGGTGGCGATGGCCCTGTGA
- the mftC gene encoding mycofactocin radical SAM maturase (MftC is a radical SAM/SPASM enzyme that catalyzes the first two steps in biosynthesis of the electron carrier mycofactocin from the terminal Val-Tyr dipeptide of the precursor peptide MftA.) yields the protein MAQPSEAPASGTRLVDHFQRGLDAPICLTWELTYACNLSCVHCLSSSGRRDPRELDTAEARAVIDELRRMQVFYVNIGGGEPTVRPDFFELVSYATGSGVGVKFSTNGVRITPAAARRLAADGYVDVQVSLDGATPEVNDAVRGSGSYATAMRALGALAGAGLAEPKLSVVVTRHNAGQLDAFKRIADEHGARLRLTRLRPAGRGADVWGELHPTAEQQRALYDWLVEHGEQVLTGDSFFHLSGYGRALPGLNLCGAGRVVCLIDPVGDVYACPFALHDRFRAGSVRGPGGFAAVWRGSGLFAELRRPQDGGACSSCGAYDACRGGCMAAKFFTGLPLDGPDPECVKGHGAAALAAVPPGSAPAPSCDHSHRTRPRRAGPVPVSIGRRPPEPEAAPPAAPCDESPLAGFSPAAPEA from the coding sequence GTGGCACAGCCCTCCGAGGCCCCGGCGTCCGGCACCCGGCTGGTCGACCACTTCCAGCGCGGCCTGGACGCCCCCATCTGCCTGACCTGGGAACTGACCTACGCCTGCAACCTCTCCTGCGTGCACTGCCTGTCCAGCTCGGGGCGGCGCGACCCCCGCGAGCTGGACACCGCCGAGGCGCGGGCCGTCATCGACGAGCTCCGCCGCATGCAGGTCTTCTACGTCAACATCGGCGGCGGCGAACCGACCGTGCGCCCCGACTTCTTCGAGCTGGTCTCCTACGCCACCGGCAGCGGGGTCGGCGTCAAGTTCTCCACCAACGGCGTGCGGATCACCCCGGCCGCCGCGCGCCGGCTGGCCGCCGACGGCTACGTGGACGTGCAGGTATCGCTGGACGGCGCCACCCCGGAGGTCAACGACGCGGTGCGCGGTTCCGGCTCCTACGCCACCGCGATGCGCGCCCTGGGCGCGCTGGCCGGCGCCGGCCTGGCCGAGCCCAAGCTGTCGGTGGTGGTGACCCGGCACAACGCCGGCCAGCTGGACGCGTTCAAGCGGATCGCCGACGAGCACGGCGCCCGGCTGCGGCTGACCCGGCTGCGCCCCGCCGGCCGCGGCGCCGACGTCTGGGGCGAGCTGCACCCCACCGCCGAGCAGCAGCGCGCACTCTACGACTGGCTGGTCGAGCACGGCGAGCAGGTGCTCACCGGGGACTCCTTCTTCCACCTGTCCGGCTACGGGCGCGCCCTGCCCGGGCTCAACCTGTGCGGCGCGGGCCGGGTGGTCTGCCTGATCGACCCGGTGGGCGACGTCTACGCCTGCCCGTTCGCCCTGCACGACCGGTTCCGCGCCGGCTCGGTGCGCGGGCCGGGCGGTTTCGCCGCGGTGTGGCGCGGCTCCGGGCTCTTCGCCGAGCTGCGCCGCCCTCAGGACGGGGGCGCCTGCTCCTCCTGCGGCGCCTACGACGCCTGCCGGGGCGGGTGCATGGCGGCCAAGTTCTTCACCGGGCTGCCGCTGGACGGCCCCGACCCCGAGTGCGTCAAGGGGCACGGGGCGGCGGCGCTGGCCGCGGTCCCCCCGGGGTCGGCGCCGGCCCCCTCCTGCGACCACTCGCACCGCACCCGGCCGCGGCGCGCCGGCCCGGTCCCGGTCTCCATCGGCCGCCGGCCTCCGGAGCCGGAGGCGGCGCCGCCCGCCGCGCCGTGCGACGAGAGCCCGCTGGCCGGGTTCTCCCCCGCCGCCCCGGAGGCCTGA
- a CDS encoding ferredoxin yields MRITADTTVCIGSGMCVLTAPEVFDQADEDGLVTVLLPDPPEELRAAAAEAARSCPSGALRVG; encoded by the coding sequence ATGCGGATCACCGCCGACACCACCGTCTGCATCGGCTCCGGCATGTGCGTGCTCACCGCACCGGAGGTCTTCGACCAGGCCGACGAGGACGGGCTGGTCACGGTTCTCCTCCCGGACCCACCGGAGGAGCTGCGCGCGGCCGCGGCCGAGGCCGCCCGTTCGTGCCCCAGCGGGGCGCTCCGCGTCGGCTAG
- the mftA gene encoding mycofactocin precursor MftA (Mycofactocin is a small molecule electron carrier derived from the final two amino acids, Val-Tyr, of MftA, the mycofactocin precursor. It plays a role in redox homeostasis and the metabolism of alcohols and aldehydes in Actinobacteria, including Mycobacterium tuberculosis.) — MSPESTASSPDDTPRDAPAEDAALLDDELLVEDVSIDGMCGVY; from the coding sequence ATGAGCCCCGAGTCGACCGCCTCCTCCCCCGACGACACCCCGCGCGACGCGCCCGCCGAGGACGCCGCCCTGCTCGACGACGAGCTGCTCGTCGAGGACGTGTCCATCGACGGCATGTGCGGCGTCTACTAG
- the mftR gene encoding mycofactocin system transcriptional regulator (MftR, the mycofactocin system transcriptional regulator, is an uncharacterized TetR family DNA-binding transcription factor. Its role is inferred by context. It occurs as part of the biosynthesis locus for mycofactocin, a partially characterized electron carrier derived from the terminal Val-Tyr dipeptide of the precursor peptide MftA, through a radical SAM enzyme-mediated process.), producing the protein MAETIPAPAAEPARAGRRRSTSRAALERIALELFDRDGFEHTTVDDIAAAAGIGRRTFFRYYASKNDAVWGEFDLEALRARLESHGPQTPMMDAIRAAVLEFNRVEGEEALRHRRRMELILRVPALQAHSTLKYAEWRSVVEGFAARRTGEPAGSLLPRTIASAVLGACIAGYEQWLADEGADLQELLDRALRELAAGFGRLG; encoded by the coding sequence ATGGCGGAGACGATCCCGGCCCCCGCCGCGGAGCCCGCCCGCGCCGGCCGCCGCCGCTCCACATCCCGGGCCGCGCTGGAGCGGATCGCCCTGGAGCTGTTCGACCGCGACGGGTTCGAGCACACCACCGTCGACGACATCGCGGCCGCCGCCGGCATCGGCCGGCGCACCTTCTTCCGCTACTACGCCTCCAAGAACGACGCGGTCTGGGGCGAGTTCGACCTGGAGGCGCTCCGCGCCCGGCTGGAGTCGCACGGCCCGCAGACGCCGATGATGGACGCGATCCGCGCGGCCGTCCTGGAGTTCAACCGGGTCGAGGGGGAGGAGGCGCTCCGGCACCGCCGCCGGATGGAGCTGATCCTGCGCGTCCCGGCGCTGCAGGCGCACTCCACCCTCAAGTACGCCGAGTGGCGGTCGGTCGTCGAGGGCTTCGCGGCCCGCCGCACCGGCGAGCCGGCCGGCTCCCTGCTGCCGCGCACCATCGCCTCGGCGGTGCTCGGCGCCTGCATCGCCGGCTACGAGCAGTGGCTCGCCGACGAAGGCGCCGACCTGCAGGAACTGCTCGACCGCGCGCTGAGGGAACTGGCGGCGGGGTTCGGCCGGCTGGGCTGA
- a CDS encoding oxidoreductase — protein MPLLTDPVALAGRTAPSRAVFGAHETNLGRGRALSDRHTAYYRRRAEGGAGVIVTETASVTADDHPYEYAPLAAECAPGWRRIAAACRPHGALVLAGLGHAGGQGSSAHSQHVLWAPSPVADVVTREMPAAMEEEQIEAVVAGFAAAAAAACEAGADGVEVDAGAYSLLRQFQSGLSNLREDAYGADRLLLTRRVLDAVRAAIGGDRVLALRISCDELAPWAGTTPGQAAGQVRLLAPRADLLTAVRAGPMAPRALRPDAHTPPGFNLELCAAMRRAARGRALVALQGSVADPVQAQAALDAGAADLVEMVRAQIADARLVRLLRAGEPERIRPCVLCNQACQVRDDRNPPVSCIGDPRSGHEAADPDPDPAAAQRVAAAPAAGSAARGGGGRGSGGEVLVVGGGPAGLECARVLAGRGLRVRLAERTKRLGGMLRTAAALAPARHPPSPSTETPRAADLPAPHGAPVAGRMRLGLLADWLESECQRLGVRLETGTEVTAAELDAVLDGGGRAVLATGSRAAPLGADTGDVPVVDVAEAAARPALLPSGGALLVHDPVGGPIGVAAAEMLAAQGREVRLATPDTVAGRLLAPTGDLADANGRLQRAGVVRELRCRLESAGGGRAVLRDVWTAARREVGCAAVVDCGPRLPEEALYLHRPGTPRCGDAVAPRTVLEAVLEGRRTALSLLGVERADGTDGAPLAPAGSAVPTGTAEGAHR, from the coding sequence GTGCCGCTGCTGACCGACCCCGTCGCGCTCGCCGGGCGCACCGCCCCTTCCCGGGCCGTCTTCGGCGCGCACGAGACCAACCTGGGCCGGGGCCGGGCCCTGTCCGACCGGCACACCGCCTACTACCGGCGGCGCGCCGAGGGCGGGGCGGGGGTGATCGTCACCGAGACCGCGTCGGTCACCGCCGACGACCACCCCTATGAGTACGCTCCGCTGGCCGCCGAGTGCGCGCCGGGGTGGCGGCGGATCGCCGCGGCCTGCCGCCCGCACGGGGCGCTGGTGCTGGCCGGGCTGGGGCACGCCGGCGGCCAGGGCTCCAGCGCCCACTCCCAGCACGTGCTGTGGGCGCCCTCCCCGGTCGCCGACGTGGTGACCCGGGAGATGCCTGCCGCCATGGAGGAGGAGCAGATCGAGGCGGTGGTCGCCGGGTTCGCCGCGGCGGCCGCGGCCGCCTGCGAGGCCGGCGCCGACGGGGTGGAGGTGGACGCCGGGGCCTACTCCCTGCTGCGCCAGTTCCAGTCCGGGCTGAGCAACCTGCGCGAGGACGCCTACGGGGCGGACCGGCTGCTGCTGACCCGGCGGGTGCTGGACGCGGTGCGCGCCGCGATCGGCGGCGACCGGGTGCTGGCGCTGCGGATCTCCTGCGACGAGCTGGCGCCCTGGGCCGGCACCACCCCCGGGCAGGCCGCCGGGCAGGTGCGGCTGCTGGCGCCCCGCGCCGACCTGCTGACGGCGGTGCGCGCCGGCCCGATGGCCCCGCGCGCGCTGCGCCCCGACGCGCACACCCCGCCCGGGTTCAACCTGGAGCTGTGCGCGGCGATGCGCCGGGCCGCCCGCGGCCGCGCCCTGGTGGCGCTGCAGGGCAGCGTGGCCGACCCGGTCCAGGCGCAGGCCGCGCTGGACGCCGGCGCCGCCGACCTGGTGGAGATGGTGCGCGCGCAGATCGCCGACGCCCGGCTGGTCCGGCTGCTGCGCGCGGGCGAGCCGGAGCGGATCCGCCCGTGCGTGCTGTGCAACCAGGCCTGCCAGGTGCGCGACGACCGCAACCCGCCGGTGTCCTGCATCGGCGACCCGCGCAGCGGGCACGAGGCGGCCGATCCCGACCCGGATCCCGCTGCGGCCCAACGCGTCGCCGCTGCTCCCGCCGCCGGTTCCGCCGCCCGCGGCGGCGGGGGCCGGGGCTCCGGCGGCGAGGTGCTGGTGGTCGGCGGCGGCCCCGCCGGGCTGGAGTGCGCCCGGGTGCTGGCCGGGCGCGGGCTGCGGGTGCGGCTGGCCGAGCGGACCAAACGGCTCGGCGGGATGCTGCGCACCGCGGCGGCACTCGCTCCCGCCCGTCACCCACCGTCCCCCTCGACCGAGACCCCCCGGGCCGCGGACCTCCCCGCCCCGCACGGCGCCCCGGTGGCCGGGCGGATGCGGCTGGGGCTGCTGGCGGACTGGCTGGAGTCGGAGTGCCAGCGCCTGGGGGTGCGGTTGGAGACCGGCACCGAGGTCACCGCGGCCGAACTGGACGCGGTACTGGACGGCGGCGGCCGCGCGGTGCTGGCCACCGGTTCGCGCGCCGCGCCGCTCGGCGCGGACACCGGCGACGTGCCGGTGGTCGACGTCGCCGAGGCGGCGGCCCGGCCGGCCCTGCTGCCGTCCGGCGGGGCGCTGCTGGTGCACGACCCCGTCGGCGGCCCGATCGGGGTGGCCGCCGCAGAGATGCTGGCCGCGCAGGGCCGCGAGGTCCGGCTGGCCACCCCGGACACCGTCGCCGGCCGGCTGCTCGCGCCCACCGGCGACCTGGCCGACGCGAACGGGCGGCTGCAGCGCGCGGGCGTCGTCCGCGAGCTCCGCTGCCGGCTGGAGTCGGCCGGCGGCGGGCGCGCGGTGCTGCGCGACGTGTGGACCGCGGCCCGCCGCGAGGTCGGCTGCGCCGCCGTCGTCGACTGCGGGCCCCGGCTCCCGGAGGAGGCGCTCTACCTGCACCGCCCGGGCACCCCGCGGTGCGGCGACGCGGTGGCGCCGCGCACCGTGCTGGAGGCGGTCCTGGAGGGGCGGCGCACCGCGCTCTCCCTGCTCGGCGTGGAGCGCGCGGACGGTACGGACGGCGCGCCCCTCGCACCGGCCGGGTCCGCCGTCCCGACCGGCACCGCGGAAGGGGCGCACCGGTGA